DNA sequence from the Alosa alosa isolate M-15738 ecotype Scorff River chromosome 2, AALO_Geno_1.1, whole genome shotgun sequence genome:
TAAACTCCAGCTCTCTGTAGTCAAGCTACGGTCTTGATGTAACATTTGGCTGGGCATTATGCAAAGGCGTTTCCATGGAGACACACACTCGCAAGAACCAGTTTTGTTGGACACAAGCCTTGCTTTTattatccaaattattattGATACATAAATAGTTTACAACACACTCTACAAAGCTGAACGATTTTGGGGTAATTTTGTGGAAGTGTACACAAGTTGTAGGACAAGTTTTCTGTGAAGGAATCTGTTGTGTGGTAACTCAACAATCTGTTCTCTTCCACAGGTTGTCACATCGGGAAAGAATGGCAGAGGGTATCATTACATACTGGCCAATCTGGTGGGTGTCTCTGTGCAGTCAAACATTACATACTTGAAATTCAATAAAAACAGAGTACAATCACAATATagacaactaaaaaaaaaagtctgtgtgtagaccagggttgtgcaaaattcaaattgcaattctgcttcctgtttgctgcCCCAATTGAAATACAAGTGAAATTCAAAATATGtcattggaatttaagagccagtttcaattagattctggaattttgcacaaccctgtgTGTAGACCAAGTACAATCACAGTACACACAACAAAGAATGCGtctacatacacaaactcacCTGCATTATTGTCTTTGTGTTTTGAGTAAATTAATGTTCTTACAGTAAAATGATTAGTCTATAGTGTGACATAATTATGACTCACTGTGCCTGTGCGTGCCCTTGCAGGGCTTCTCGAACATGAGTCTAGACAAGGTCGTGTCGGGTGGAGCCAACATCACAGGCTTTCAGGTCATAAACCCCGAGAACCCCATCGTGCAGCAGTTCCTCCAGCGCTGGGACCGGCTGGATGAGAGAGAATTCCCCGAAGCCAAGAACACACCTCTGAAGGTATGACATCATTAGCTCTAAAAATGCACCTTTAactgtcctttctctctctctttctctctctccctccctctcagttttttttgttctttagtCTTTTTGCTATTTTTGTGTCTACACTGAAGTGGCTGCGGTGCATTTCTGTGATACCTGAATAAGTATCTCTATTTAACTACATAAGCACTTGTCTTTCGCGCTCACAACTCTTATTCATCTTCTGTAGTACACTTCAGCGCTGACTCACGACGCCATCCTGGTGATCGCCGAGGCCTTCCGCTACCTCCGGAGACAGCGAGTGGACATCTCTCGACGGGGCAGCGCGGGTGACTGCTTGGCGAACCCTGCCGTGCCCTGGAGCCAAGGCATTGACATAGAGCGGGCACTCAAAATGGTAGGATGGAGCCCGAGTGCTGgcaaggaaaaaaaagatgtgCCCTTGTTTGTTGACCTGTTTGTTGAGCAATTCACTTATTGTCATTTGTGGTATAGGTTAGCTAAACTCATTTCCAGATGATTTCTGTCATTGTACAATTTGTCATTGCAAAAGGTATTATTGTAGATTCTCTATTGCTGCACAACAGGTTCAGGTTCAAGGTATGACCGGCAACATCCAGTTCGACAGCTTCGGCCGCAGGTCAAACTTCACCATTGATGTTTATGAGATGAAACCCGGGGGTGCCAGGAAGGTAAGTGATGCTTGCATGACAGGCATGcggagagcagagagcagagaggccaGCTCTATGTCAGGTTAATGGGACACTCATGATTACATGCACAGATCGCCTTAATTCAACCTGCCAAGTCTTAATTACCCACTGCCCAGCAAACAGGGGGATCTGCTGCTGTGTGCCTGCAGGAGGACATAAAAACAGAAGattgcaaatgcaaacacacacacacacacccacacacacacattcagagagacacacacctattcacacacattcaagcatgcgcacacacatacatacagatccacacacacacacacacacactgaccccccaccccacacacacacacacacgcatacgtgCACGCATCGTGACGTGACGCATGCCGCatgcacgcgacgcgacgcgacgcgacgcacgcatgCACGAAACAAATCATGTACACACAataatgaatgcacacacatatacacataaacttctctccctctctcactctcacactcactcatcctccgtgacacacagatacactctcaTTCACAGCTAATTTCAGCTAATCCTGTGCTATCGACTGATTATTGATGAGCCAGGCACTATCTATAAGTATGGCTGCTTCCTCCATATCAGGAGAGGCCCTACAGCCATCCTACCATGTTTGTACTGgcttaattaattaaatgttcCACCTAAAGGGCAAGCAGTTCATGTTCCTGTAAAGCTTTTGCTTGAAAAATGTCTCTTGCTTGTCAATAACATTGATATTTGTGTCACTTTCAGATCGGGTACTGGAACGAATATGAGAAATTTGTATTTATATCGGACCAGCAGGTTACCAACGAGTCATCTTCTGTGGAAAACCGAACAATTGTGGTCACTACTATTATGGTACACTTTACAATGCTGATTTTCAATGTTCCACCCAAACAATTCTGCCACTCAAGGTCAAGGTGTCCATTGTTACATTCTGTCCTGGGAGGGTAGAACCATTTTCTTTTGAGTTGCTTTCCACCCACTCACTACATGTTGAAACAGTCGATACACGCGAGAGTGTTTCAACTGTATCCGTGTGGGTGCCAAAGCATTTTGATTTCTATACTTCGGTGGCCTGTTGTAGcagtgacatcacaatacgggcTTTGGTAATGACATGTGTAGGCTAGCGCTCTCAttgcatctaaaaaaaaaaaaatcatactgTTGCATACATACGTAAGTAGAAGCCTGTTTTCTTCCTCATCAAGTAAATGGTGAATGACTCTGGATTTGATGTGAACCAACAATCAACACGAGacgaaaaaagagaaagaacacAGCAGGAAAATGGCAATGGTTATTTCCTGACTGGAGAAGCAAATACTAAGTGTTTGAGGAGGACATAAACAATCGCTGGGCTCCGGGCTCAGTGGTTTTTATTCATCCTGCTCAAAACGATTTTGCCGTCTCCTGAAGTTCTGTACTGAAGTATGATACCTCGGTGCTTATTAAGTCTGACATTTTCCGGGGGAGTGGGATTAAAAATGAAGTGATCACCACATCAGGAAGGGAATGGTGATGCCTTTCTTACATAGATTGTGAGATATTGAAGGAAAGAGAACAGAAGGAGAAATGAAAGCACAGTATCTCCTGGATAGGAAACCGCACCACAGTATGAACCAGAGCACTTTATGTAAGAGTAACTTGACAAATAGCTTCAAGAATAACTTCATTCTGCTTTCTCCGTGATTAAATCAAGAGAAAATTAAGCTCACAAAATTCTACTACAAAGGCTGCGCATCATATCTTTCTCTGACTCTGATAGCATATTTAATATGAAGGAATACATAGATACGATGTGCAGGACTTTAAGATCACAGCCAATGAGgaaaaaatacatttgaataTAGGTGCTAATTATAGGCATTTTATAACCAGTTACACCCAAGGTGAAATGATTTGGCTAGTAATTATGGCCATTACCAGAGCCCATAAGCCTGTGTTCAACCGCCTCCCTGGAATTAAAGTGCTTGAGAAACATAGGCAGTTGGAGGCAGAGCAGGGAATGCGGATAATTGTAGACCAGCAAGCCAGAGTAATTAGATCCATAAGCCACGGTTGACGGTCATTATTTAAATGTACCATAAGGTTCGCCTTATCTTACATTTAAAGGAAATGACATTCTTTCTGACTCTGCCTACGATGGACTCATCTTAGGCAAATTCAGaatgtgacagacagacagacagacagagcattGAGACATCCGGTGCATAGTGGGTTAGTCGTTGGGGCATGCAGTGTAGATGGGGAAGTAATTCATCTGACTCCACAGGAAGTAGATTAGCCCGTTGTCTCGCTGACATTTGATTCCAGTGGATGACGTCCACGTCGTCCTCCGAAAGAAACAAATGATTCTGCGTGCGCAATCCGCACTTGGGAATCCGAGGGGGCCAGcggccacccacccacccacctccccAACCCCACATGCACCACAAGGGACAGATACGTTCAGCACAGACTACTGAACCATTGCACCAGTCATTCCTGCCCTTCCCACCCTTAAGTGCTCAAGCATCTAGTACTACTCACCCCCTCCCAACCCCACGCACCCCTAGCAAAGACTAGCACGCTCTAACCCCCCCTCTGCTCCCTGTGCCCCCACCTCAGCTTGGCTCTGTTCTACTTGTACTGACTCTAACACCAAGGCTGCAGCCATTTTCTGATGTGAGGATAAATGCATCCTACTTTTTTTCCATTATGATTTGTTCAAATGCTGTCTGCCATTGAAGTATGCACTTCTCCCTTTTGCACACTGTATTGGATGTTATGGCAATGTAGAAAATGATTCCACTGCGCTCAGCAGTGATCTCCAGTCAGTGCCATTTACTTTATGAACTGGAAAAGAAAAAGTTCCTCCCAATCCCTTCTGTAGCCCTCCACCCTTTCCCATGATTGCcgcctactcctcctcctcttcctccaccacctcctcctccacctctccacccgtgtctctccccccacccccacactaaGCCGAGGCAAACCAAATGCACTGTCCGCCTGCATCTGTGTCCCAGTAACACCCCAGTAATTGGAATCCAGTTGACCTTTTTTTTGCAACTGCACTATGCTATTGGTCTGAGCTCTGTGCCAGTGCAACGATGGAGACTGGATGCATTTGGCTGTGCACTGGGTTAGCTTGTTTTGTCATGGGGcaagctgtgtttgtgtgtatgtgtgggtgtctgtgtgtgtgggtgtttgtgtgtgtgtgggagtgggtgtgtgtgggtgtgggtgggtgtgtgggtgggtaggtgtgtgtctgtgtgtgtaactgtgcgtgtgtttgtgtgtgtgtatgtgtgtctgtgagtgggtTGGAGAGTGGGTAGATGTGATGTTGGGTAGGGGgatggggtgtggggtgtgtgtgtgtgtgtgtgtgtgtgtgtgtgtgtgtgtgtgtgtgtgtgagtgtgtgtgagtctgtcggGGTTTCACACGTTGACTTTTGTGTCGTCAGTCCTGGTTGGGGATGTGTGTATTCTGTACCTGTGCTTACCTGTGAACTGgtataatgtgtgcatgtagatgtttgtgtgtaatgtgattaATGTTGAAGTCATTGTGTTCATCTTTAGTAGTGTATATGTTTCTGAGAATGCGTTGGaaagcatgcatgcatgttctCATATCAGGGACATTTTAGTAGATGTTCTCTTCTGCCTATTTCTTAatgtttggcatgtgtgtgtgtgtgtgtgtgtgggtcagtaTTTGTggatttgtatgtatgtgcgtgcatgtttgaatgtgtgtgaatgggtgtgcacgtgtgtctctctgaaaatgtgtgtgtttgtgtgtgtgtgtgtgtgtgtgtgtgtgtgtgtgtgcgtgacaaaCTCAAGCCTACGTTTAATTAACAGGAAGCTCCCTATGTGATGTACAAGAAAAACTATATGCAGCTGGAGGGGAATGAGCGCTATGAGGGCTACTGTGTGGACCTAGCGTCAGAGATCGCAAAACATGTCGGAATTAGATACAAACTGTCCATCGTTGCTGATGGAAAGTATGGGGCCAGAGACCCTGAAACCAAGACCTGGAACGGGATGGTGGGTGAACTGGTATATGGGGTAAGTCTAGACCTGGTGGCGCTTTCTACTACCCAGGTGGACAAAATATTAAAGTTGACATGAAGCCAGAGACACTCAAACCTCTCATtttcttgtcaaaataaaagccatGTAGTAGACACACCTCACATAGAAAGAGCGCAAATTTGCTACTGTTTACACTAATATGCCCCAGTAACTTTTTTGTGCAATTTGAAAATCCTGACAAAATTACTGTTTTTAGTTATTGCTATTGTTTGTGGTTGTTATATTAAGAACATATTTCACAGACAACATCATCTTGATGTTCATACTCAttccacatcatcacatacaatacactcCCATCACTTTCATGTACATGTGCATCCTATGTCTGTACATTTCAATGGCGTTTTTGACCTggaagtgattgtgtgtgaccTTCATAAGTCTTTAAGTGTTGCTGGCTTCACACAGGTCTTTTGGTCTTAGGGCCTCTTTTCACTGCAGTGTCTAATCCACTGTATTGCGCAGCTCAAGTCCTCTCACCTCTCACATCTCACTGGCTGCTACTCCGATACCTCCAGTACGGGAGAGTATTGGAGCATGTTAACTCTCTTTGTTATaggtggggaagagagagagcgatagacgCGCTCTatagagagacaggaggagaaagTGAAGGCGTGGGGGTGATGATCAGCTTGAAGGCAGCTCGTCGCCACCTCATCATTAATCCCCTCACTTCCACTTTCCTGCCATTCATACACAAATCATCAGCTTCTGACGTGGGGTGGCATTGAAAGaagaagtgtgcgtgtgtgtgtgtgtttgtttgtgtgtgtgtgtgtgtgtgtgtattgagggGGAGAGTAGGCCCTCAAGACAAGACAGTACGGCTGTGAGAGATGTGAGTGTGCGTCATGGTTTaattgtgtgtctatgtctgtgtctatgtgaaaTCACTGGGGGAGATCAACAGAATGTCAACCCCAGCTTTATTGCATTTTTACTGCATGGAGTTGAATGTCTGTTTTAATGTCTGCCAACTTTACTTTCCACGGAGGTCCAGAGACCTCCAGAGTGAAGAGGTCAAAAAATATGTCTGTCTTAGTCTGTGAGCACTCTGATAAGAACCCTTGAAATGGCCTAAGATTTCCAAAACACGGCCTACAGGACACTACAGTGTCTCTGTTCAGACCTCTTCACGATGGCGCCCTAGTCAAAGTCTAACGACTGGGTGTACTTGTGCATGTCTTTAATGAGCTCTTGAGTTCTGTTCTATTTGTGTCTGACAAACAACAATGCCTTCCATGGAGACAAAGTAAGAGATTATGCTAAATACAGGACATATTAAGTATACGTATGGGCAGACTAACATGAGACATAATAGACTCCCCCTTAACATGTAGTGCTTCATTGAACCACGTTTATTGGTCAGCATATTTATTTTGCCCAGCTGTCATGCTCATGTGACTACATTATGTTTGTCCTCATGTGTACCTATGTATGACTAATCTACTGTTGGCTCTTGTTCATCCTAAATGACCCAGAACAAAGATTTCCTATATGGTTATTAAATAAGACGAAAGTTTAGACTACAAGAGTAAGAGTAGCTATAGAGTATTTATTGCAGTGTTGTAATGAACCTGTGCACTTATATGTGTTTATTTCAGTAATGGACCAGCTGTGTTGTTATGGCACATTGTGTTGGCTTGGCGTCGTCTGCATGTATGTCTGCACGAGTGTACTGTGTGATTGACCACCTCGTATTTTTCCAGAGAGCCGATATTGCCGTTGCCCCTCTCACCATTACTCTGGTGAGGGAGGAGGTCATAGACTTCTCCAAGCCCTTCATGAGCTTGGGCATCTCCATCATGATCAAGAAGCCCCAGAAATCCAAGCCAGGGGTTTTCTCCTTCCTGGACCCGCTGGCCTACGAGATCTGGATGTGCATCGTGTTCGCCTACATCGGCGTGAGCGTGGTGCTCTTCCTGGTCAGCCGCTTCAGCCCGTACGAGTGGCACCTGGACGAGAGCGACGAGGCCAAAGACCCCCAGTCCCCGCCCGACCCGCCCAACGACTTTGGCATTTTTAACAGCCTGTGGTTCTCTCTGGGTGCCTTCATGCAGCAGGGATGCGATATCTCGCCAAGGTTGGTGCTCAGTCGGTCCCACTCTCTCCATTGCCATCCAGCACATCCACccgtctccacctccacctccctctgcaTTTTACTGTCACAGTCTCACTCTGTCACTGGGCCCATGGTGCATATATGGTATTGGGGATTCGTTTTGCATGTGTCTTTGTTCTGCTCTTCATCCattctttttgttttgcattGGTTGGTTACCATGACATCGTCGTTGTTTTCAGCATCTTTCATTTGCCAGGTTCTGTTGCTCTGTCTTCTAATTCTGATACAGTCGGACTTCTTACATTTGAGTCGGTCACTTTTTttgagtttttttgttgttgttgttgttggttgcaGTGTAAGCCATTTTAACGCTGCAGCCTGTGACTACCGCGCGCAAACGCCAGTCACAGGTGATGCAATTAGATCTGCATGCGCCCTAGTTCTTTTAGCCACTTATTTGGAAAACGGGACCTGAAGCAAATCAGTTATTATTTATCAGTCTGCCTCTcactcctactctctctctctgtctctctcttcctctctttctctctgctctttctctgGTCCCTTTCTCCAATCCTCTCCAGTAATGCTATTACCGCTCTTTcatttattcctttttattTCTCTCGCTTCGATTACCCTTTCTATTTTTTTGTAGTTTTGCTCTCAGTTTCTCTCAGTCGCCCTTATTCTGTCTTTCTCGCTtgctctactctctctctttctttctctctctctctctcgcactttCTCAAACACTGAACTTCTTTCTACCTTTTACTGGCTTTGCCTGCTGCATGTGATGCTGTGCATCCACTCGAATAGCTTATATTCACCATGTGTTTGACTGTAAAATGCACCGGGTGATCACTCGcacgttgatgtgtgtgtgtgtgtgggtgttggtttctctgtctctctcgtgcATGCCTCTTGGAGGGTTACCGTGTTTTTGCTGCATATTCTCCCATTTTACGGTCATCTGCCTGGTGCATATAACCCATTTCACAGTGGAAGACTGATCCAGCCCTCtccacaacccccccaccctgCACCTCCTTCCATCGCACCAGATCAGTCCTCCTCACCATTATTTCATTCCACCATAGACGTGGTGTGCTCATTCCACCATAGACGTTGTGTTTTCATTCCACCATAGACGTTGTGTGCCCAGTCGTCGTCGTCATTCATTCTGTCCATCATCATGGTCATCGGAAATTGTGAGTGGCATTCAGAAATCAGTGCCTGAGGCGTTGTTATTGTTGGCCTTGTTCCACGTAACCTACATGAGGCATTCTCTTTTACATCTCATCTTACGGAGTTTTGTCCTCTGAAGATAACGTAACAACTAACAGCATCATAAGTGGGTTCAAAAATATCCACAAATGGGGGGAAAACAGTCTTTGTTGTTATGGTGAATTGTACATGGTACTCAGTTAACATGTAACAAAATCCAATGGATGTTTTCCTTTAAAATCCAGCACAGTTTATGACTCATGACATGTCAGTTCATATCCTTTGGATTTAGAGAGGAATAGATAGGCCGGTGAAGATGGCCGTGTTATTTGGCttgtgtccatttgtgtgtgagtgctctgGTTTAGAGCAGAGCCTTTCTCTGGAGACAGGTGAGTGGACCGACATGTTCCTCCTTCTGAAGTCCTGTGCTCTGTGTGGCCTAGGAAGAAGCTGGGTCATACCAGGTGAAAGCAAAGGCAAAACACATCACTGGACTCAGAGCACTAAACTAGAATTTCCCCAAAAAAATTGTCCTTAAAATTCAGGGTCTAACTCAAAGTGAGCCTCCTGCTCTCCtgcctatttctctctctctctctctctgtctctctgtctctctctctctctctctgtctctctctctgtctctctcagatcTCTCTCAGGCCGTATCGTTGGGGGTGTGTGGTGGTTCTTCACCCTCATTATCATCTCGTCCTACACTGCCAACCTGGCAGCCTTCCTTACCGTGGAGAGGATGGTCTCCCCCATTGAGAGTGCTGAAGACTTGGCCAAGCAGACAGAGATTGCCTATGGTACACTAGACTCTGGCTCGACAAAAGAGTTCTTTAGGGTGAGTTGTGTTGGGCGAGATCGTGCTTGCCTTACCTGTCTTGTCTTAGCCTGGGAACACAGGAAATGCAGAATTAACCATGCAAAGCGAAATGTAGCGTCTTGTGTAAGTGCATCAAATGTCTGTAtgctctcattctttctttctttctttcttcctttctctcttcctctcactctctctctcccactgtcgttctctctctctcgttcctctTGTCATTTTACAGCGCATTTAATTAAGGTTCTGTCAGACTGATTAATAACATTTCTCTAACATTTTTATTCTGGTCTGCAGGGAGAGGCACACTACATGCccactcatgtacacactgtcagacccccccacacatacacacacatgcacacacacacacatactgtacacacacatgcacacacacacatacacacacatgcacacacacacatactgtacacacacatgcacacacacacatacacacacatgcacacacacacacatacgtgcacaTTCTCTGCACAAACTTCACTTGACTGAACAACAAACTGCATGTTAAACACAGTGATCTGCAGACACAAGACATCCCCTTTCATTTCTATCAAACCAGTGTGCTGTTAATGTTCTCTGTGTTGACATGATGCCATATTAACATCATTAGACATTAGACGTTCCCATTTTCTTTTCAGCCTCGCATATCAGCGGATATAGTGAACTGTGAAAAGTAATCCCTCAAAAGTTACTGAAAGGGAAACAGCTCTCAAATCAGTAATGTGCACCGCCTGATACAGTTATACTGTGAAATTGATCATAAATCAAAAACTGCTGGGGATGTAATGGTAGCTGTGGTCTGTCTCATTATAGCATATTGCTTTCTGGTCAGGCTGAACCTTCAGACATGTGGTGTATCTGTAACTTCCATCAAATGTGACTAGAACACATTTTTTTATAATGAAATACCATAATACAGAACTACACTTAAACAGCATGGGCTCAACGCGGTAACCGGTAGTGCACAGATGGTATTGTTTGCCTATCAAGTCAAGtacactttattgtcatttcagCTATATCCACATGTACACAGTATACGATACAATGTGGCAAAGGACACTGAGTACACATTTATGCCAACCTCTTAAAGGACACAGCAGCACGTTTTGAGCACAATCACAACATGAAAAGGGTCTATTATTGGATATGTTCTTTGCTAGTTCTGTTGGGTTATCGCTCTGTCTGT
Encoded proteins:
- the gria3a gene encoding glutamate receptor 3a isoform X2, translating into MGHRLIATVLFLPCLISKSFAGFPNQINIGGLFMRSTVQEHSAFRFAVQLYNTNQNVTEKPFHLNYNVDNLESSNSFSVTHAFCSQFSRGVYAIFGFYDRKSMNTLTSFCGALHTSFITPSFPTDADVQFVIQMRPALRGVVLSLLAHYKWEKFVYLYDTDRGFSILQAIMETAVANNWQVTARSVGSIVDPLEYRRIIEEMDRRQEKRFLVDCEVGRINAILEQVVTSGKNGRGYHYILANLGFSNMSLDKVVSGGANITGFQVINPENPIVQQFLQRWDRLDEREFPEAKNTPLKYTSALTHDAILVIAEAFRYLRRQRVDISRRGSAGDCLANPAVPWSQGIDIERALKMVQVQGMTGNIQFDSFGRRSNFTIDVYEMKPGGARKIGYWNEYEKFVFISDQQVTNESSSVENRTIVVTTIMEAPYVMYKKNYMQLEGNERYEGYCVDLASEIAKHVGIRYKLSIVADGKYGARDPETKTWNGMVGELVYGRADIAVAPLTITLVREEVIDFSKPFMSLGISIMIKKPQKSKPGVFSFLDPLAYEIWMCIVFAYIGVSVVLFLVSRFSPYEWHLDESDEAKDPQSPPDPPNDFGIFNSLWFSLGAFMQQGCDISPRSLSGRIVGGVWWFFTLIIISSYTANLAAFLTVERMVSPIESAEDLAKQTEIAYGTLDSGSTKEFFRRSKIAVYEKMWSYMKSAEPSVFAKTTPDGVARVRKSKGKFAFLLESTMNEYIEQRKPCDTMKVGGNLDSKGYGVATPKGSALRTPVNLAVLKLSEQGILDKLKNKWWYDKGECGTKDSGSKDKTSALSLSNVAGVFYILVGGLGLAMTVALVEFCYKSHQETKRLKLAKNAQNFKPAPPANTQNFATYREGYNVYGTESVKI
- the gria3a gene encoding glutamate receptor 3a isoform X1, giving the protein MGHRLIATVLFLPCLISKSFAGFPNQINIGGLFMRSTVQEHSAFRFAVQLYNTNQNVTEKPFHLNYNVDNLESSNSFSVTHAFCSQFSRGVYAIFGFYDRKSMNTLTSFCGALHTSFITPSFPTDADVQFVIQMRPALRGVVLSLLAHYKWEKFVYLYDTDRGFSILQAIMETAVANNWQVTARSVGSIVDPLEYRRIIEEMDRRQEKRFLVDCEVGRINAILEQVVTSGKNGRGYHYILANLGFSNMSLDKVVSGGANITGFQVINPENPIVQQFLQRWDRLDEREFPEAKNTPLKYTSALTHDAILVIAEAFRYLRRQRVDISRRGSAGDCLANPAVPWSQGIDIERALKMVQVQGMTGNIQFDSFGRRSNFTIDVYEMKPGGARKIGYWNEYEKFVFISDQQVTNESSSVENRTIVVTTIMEAPYVMYKKNYMQLEGNERYEGYCVDLASEIAKHVGIRYKLSIVADGKYGARDPETKTWNGMVGELVYGRADIAVAPLTITLVREEVIDFSKPFMSLGISIMIKKPQKSKPGVFSFLDPLAYEIWMCIVFAYIGVSVVLFLVSRFSPYEWHLDESDEAKDPQSPPDPPNDFGIFNSLWFSLGAFMQQGCDISPRSLSGRIVGGVWWFFTLIIISSYTANLAAFLTVERMVSPIESAEDLAKQTEIAYGTLDSGSTKEFFRRSKIAVYEKMWSYMKSAEPSVFAKTTPDGVARVRKSKGKFAFLLESTMNEYIEQRKPCDTMKVGGNLDSKGYGVATPKGSALRNAVNLAVLKLNEQGLLDKLKNKWWYDKGECGSGGGDSKDKTSALSLSNVAGVFYILVGGLGLAMTVALVEFCYKSHQETKRLKLAKNAQNFKPAPPANTQNFATYREGYNVYGTESVKI
- the gria3a gene encoding glutamate receptor 3a isoform X3, which codes for MGHRLIATVLFLPCLISKSFAGFPNQINIGGLFMRSTVQEHSAFRFAVQLYNTNQNVTEKPFHLNYNVDNLESSNSFSVTHAFCSQFSRGVYAIFGFYDRKSMNTLTSFCGALHTSFITPSFPTDADVQFVIQMRPALRGVVLSLLAHYKWEKFVYLYDTDRGFSILQAIMETAVANNWQVTARSVGSIVDPLEYRRIIEEMDRRQEKRFLVDCEVGRINAILEQVVTSGKNGRGYHYILANLGFSNMSLDKVVSGGANITGFQVINPENPIVQQFLQRWDRLDEREFPEAKNTPLKYTSALTHDAILVIAEAFRYLRRQRVDISRRGSAGDCLANPAVPWSQGIDIERALKMVQVQGMTGNIQFDSFGRRSNFTIDVYEMKPGGARKIGYWNEYEKFVFISDQQVTNESSSVENRTIVVTTIMEAPYVMYKKNYMQLEGNERYEGYCVDLASEIAKHVGIRYKLSIVADGKYGARDPETKTWNGMVGELVYGRADIAVAPLTITLVREEVIDFSKPFMSLGISIMIKKPQKSKPGVFSFLDPLAYEIWMCIVFAYIGVSVVLFLVSRFSPYEWHLDESDEAKDPQSPPDPPNDFGIFNSLWFSLGAFMQQGCDISPRSLSGRIVGGVWWFFTLIIISSYTANLAAFLTVERMVSPIESAEDLAKQTEIAYGTLDSGSTKEFFRRSKIAVYEKMWSYMKSAEPSVFAKTTPDGVARVRKSKGKFAFLLESTMNEYIEQRKPCDTMKVGGNLDSKGYGVATPKGSALRTPVNLAVLKLSEQGILDKLKNKWWYDKGECGTKDSGSKVSRCRSFCANCILNFIVHTHSVL
- the gria3a gene encoding glutamate receptor 3a isoform X4 — protein: MGHRLIATVLFLPCLISKSFAGFPNQINIGGLFMRSTVQEHSAFRFAVQLYNTNQNVTEKPFHLNYNVDNLESSNSFSVTHAFCSQFSRGVYAIFGFYDRKSMNTLTSFCGALHTSFITPSFPTDADVQFVIQMRPALRGVVLSLLAHYKWEKFVYLYDTDRGFSILQAIMETAVANNWQVTARSVGSIVDPLEYRRIIEEMDRRQEKRFLVDCEVGRINAILEQVVTSGKNGRGYHYILANLGFSNMSLDKVVSGGANITGFQVINPENPIVQQFLQRWDRLDEREFPEAKNTPLKYTSALTHDAILVIAEAFRYLRRQRVDISRRGSAGDCLANPAVPWSQGIDIERALKMVQVQGMTGNIQFDSFGRRSNFTIDVYEMKPGGARKIGYWNEYEKFVFISDQQVTNESSSVENRTIVVTTIMEAPYVMYKKNYMQLEGNERYEGYCVDLASEIAKHVGIRYKLSIVADGKYGARDPETKTWNGMVGELVYGRADIAVAPLTITLVREEVIDFSKPFMSLGISIMIKKPQKSKPGVFSFLDPLAYEIWMCIVFAYIGVSVVLFLVSRFSPYEWHLDESDEAKDPQSPPDPPNDFGIFNSLWFSLGAFMQQGCDISPRSLSGRIVGGVWWFFTLIIISSYTANLAAFLTVERMVSPIESAEDLAKQTEIAYGTLDSGSTKEFFRRSKIAVYEKMWSYMKSAEPSVFAKTTPDGVARVRKSKGKFAFLLESTMNEYIEQRKPCDTMKVGGNLDSKGYGVATPKGSALRNAVNLAVLKLNEQGLLDKLKNKWWYDKGECGSGGGDSKNSCKPCSIETQ